In Flavobacterium sp., a single window of DNA contains:
- a CDS encoding RNA pseudouridine synthase, producing MKIVSDKNNLQILHEDNHIIVVNKRVGDIVQGDKTGDKPLSDIVKQYIKEKYNKPGDVFLGVIHRLDRPTTGIVVFARTSKALSRMNELFSNRETKKTYWAVVKNKPAEAASKLVHYLKRNEKNNTSKAHLKEVPDSKLASLDYKIIKELQNYTALEINLHTGRHHQIRAQLAAIGSPIKGDLKYGFDRSNPDGGIHLHARKLVFIHPVTKENITIIAPVPDETVWNAV from the coding sequence ATGAAAATAGTTTCAGATAAAAATAATCTTCAAATTCTTCACGAAGACAATCACATTATTGTGGTTAACAAACGTGTGGGTGATATTGTGCAAGGAGACAAAACTGGTGATAAACCTTTATCAGATATTGTAAAACAATACATTAAGGAGAAATACAACAAACCAGGAGATGTATTTTTAGGGGTAATTCATCGTCTGGACAGACCCACAACGGGAATTGTGGTTTTTGCCAGAACCAGCAAAGCATTATCACGAATGAATGAATTATTTAGTAATCGTGAAACTAAAAAAACATATTGGGCTGTTGTAAAAAATAAACCTGCTGAAGCGGCTTCAAAATTGGTTCATTACTTAAAAAGAAACGAAAAAAATAATACTTCAAAAGCACATTTAAAAGAAGTTCCAGATAGTAAATTAGCAAGTCTGGATTATAAAATCATAAAAGAACTTCAAAATTATACTGCTCTTGAGATCAATCTTCACACAGGGCGTCATCATCAAATACGGGCACAGCTGGCAGCCATTGGCTCACCTATAAAAGGAGATTTAAAGTATGGTTTTGACCGAAGCAATCCTGACGGCGGAATTCATCTTCATGCCAGAAAACTTGTTTTTATTCACCCTGTAACTAAAGAAAACATAACAATTATTGCTCCTGTACCTGATGAAACTGTTTGGAATGCGGTATGA
- a CDS encoding aldehyde dehydrogenase produces the protein MDFKNDIGYRKETLKKLLHNIKQSEDLIIKALYDDFKKPEFESVVTETSYVISELKDTIKNLSSWAKPKRVFPSLLNFPSSDFIYKEPYGNVLIIAPWNYPFQLALCPLISAVAAGNKVVLKPSELTPHTSSIIARIIEKTFHVNHVEVYEGGVEVSNKLLAQRWDYIFFTGSVSVGKIIAKAAAEHLTPVTLELGGKNPCVIDETADLKLAAKRIVWGKFINAGQTCIAPDYILVQKNMKINFISFLMEEIGKAYGKKIDKSPDFARIINTKNWVRLDQMIEREKVIFGGETNHEKLYISPTLIEDPDLDSAVMKEEIFGPILPILTYETAADIHNVISKYEKPLAFYIFSENKSFAKKLIANYSFGGGCINDTVVHFSNKRLPFGGVGHSGIGAYHGKLSFDIFSHHKAIVKKGNWLDLPMRYAPYKDKLASIKRILDWL, from the coding sequence ATGGATTTCAAAAACGACATCGGATACAGAAAAGAAACGCTCAAAAAGTTATTGCATAACATTAAACAAAGCGAAGACTTAATTATAAAAGCGCTGTATGATGATTTTAAAAAACCTGAATTTGAATCGGTTGTAACTGAAACGAGTTATGTAATTTCAGAATTAAAAGATACTATTAAAAATCTTAGTTCGTGGGCAAAACCTAAACGCGTTTTTCCATCTCTTCTAAATTTTCCTTCTTCAGATTTTATTTATAAAGAACCTTACGGAAATGTATTAATCATTGCTCCGTGGAATTATCCGTTTCAATTGGCTTTATGTCCGCTGATTTCTGCCGTTGCCGCCGGAAATAAAGTGGTTTTAAAACCTTCTGAACTTACGCCGCATACTTCATCCATAATTGCCAGAATTATCGAAAAAACTTTCCATGTTAATCATGTAGAAGTTTATGAAGGCGGTGTAGAAGTTTCTAACAAATTATTAGCTCAGCGCTGGGATTATATTTTCTTTACCGGAAGTGTTTCTGTTGGAAAAATTATAGCAAAAGCTGCTGCTGAACACCTTACTCCGGTAACTCTTGAATTAGGCGGAAAAAATCCTTGTGTTATTGATGAAACTGCCGATTTAAAATTAGCAGCAAAAAGGATCGTCTGGGGAAAATTCATTAATGCCGGACAAACCTGTATTGCTCCCGATTATATTCTGGTTCAGAAAAACATGAAAATCAATTTTATTTCATTTTTAATGGAAGAAATTGGAAAGGCATACGGAAAAAAAATAGACAAATCGCCTGATTTCGCCCGAATAATAAATACCAAAAACTGGGTTCGTTTAGATCAAATGATCGAACGGGAAAAAGTAATTTTTGGCGGAGAAACCAATCATGAAAAACTTTATATTTCTCCAACATTAATTGAAGATCCTGATCTGGACAGTGCGGTTATGAAAGAAGAAATCTTTGGCCCGATTTTGCCAATTCTCACTTATGAAACAGCAGCCGATATCCATAACGTAATAAGTAAGTACGAAAAACCTCTCGCGTTTTATATTTTTAGCGAAAATAAATCGTTTGCCAAAAAATTAATCGCAAATTACTCATTTGGAGGCGGATGTATTAATGATACAGTTGTTCATTTTTCTAATAAAAGACTGCCTTTTGGCGGTGTTGGCCACAGCGGAATTGGGGCTTATCATGGCAAATTGAGCTTCGATATTTTTTCTCATCACAAAGCAATCGTAAAAAAAGGGAATTGGCTTGATTTACCTATGCGATACGCGCCTTATAAGGATAAACTCGCTTCAATAAAACGCATTTTAGACTGGCTTTAA
- a CDS encoding PAS domain S-box protein, giving the protein MAADYSFFNLLVSGIADFGNSLKSIMAVWYVFNSDIIFYNNPKFIILGLSLFGFLGLLVYQFFRIKAKIGNFIEKKKEADTVGREYQLYILFFGIAVIVIEIINEIFKIRPKSLLVVNVSIGFSVLLIYLIIDKVKWLRDKIQQIFIFSFFIYISYVCYNIIFLYNDVVPVIVFLISFFFSYNILKPIKIYWFFVGLVFLFLIATIAFHLIPLKSTILLINFCILIFIINQVKYAVLQNNRDNFRFASEIVHKGNSLTIATDQKGEILFCSETVTSILGYQPEEVMGLNFWKLTKGSTYNENNYLINHEENKIYTRKLKNKNGEYKYIQWKDKKFSDDLIISIGQDVTEQIIVQDQYKNLIQTATDIIFEVDAEGHFTFINEIAYSLLGYAEDEIIQKHYSNFIHESYSMTAVDFYENFENNGNKFPIIELPILKKNGQELWISQKIIIRKNDLDQTIGFAGIARDITEIKNAENEKKRRLEKIEAYNNSTKKLSTTDFSTYNNLKNVIDYIIKEASTVSKANRVSFWKYSKDLISCKNLYSIDNQNLTDKNILDKESYPIYFETLKNKAIINAPDVFNKLETSEFERLYFTKNHIKSMLDVPIFLSGQLAGVVCFESTVEQRDWDNEDINYARTISDVISLAISMQMRLETERRLEFKSQLLSALSLCTEKFLLSKSTEQMFQETYDLIGKASKADHIFYYERDFTTNTVVQKYKWSRKGIPHQITPLRHMTEDNLIEIFEAAKNKRIVNTFTRKLEDRFFKQLLINNEIKSILILPLYINDIFTGFIGFDDCTKERRWSEEEIYIFQVLANNISSALERNRNESKIIESEEKFKLIANNIPGTVYLSKFDAFSTKIFLNDEIQNLTGYSKTEFIENNLSFLSLIHHDDRDEVINNQIDNLQNGIPLHNVYRIKRKTGEYIWVEEFGDVIKKGDEIEFVGGIYFDITNKKETEDAIKAKQLAEAANKSKSDFLANMSHEIRTPLNGIIGFTHLLMKTELEEIQEKYMTTINQSAHSLLEIINDILDFSKIEAGKLELFIDLYDIKKVLGQVFDLIVFESNQKNLQLELNVDPDVPKYIWTDIVRIKQILINLLSNAVKFTNEGSIKLNVSVLEKNKNNNCTIRFSVIDTGIGIMEKNQKKIFKAFSQADSSTTRKFGGTGLGLTISNQLLALMESRLQLESKIGEGSNFFFDLNLKTSNQSINEKYNNELKGLSTAAIENPDETHGRDIRFLIVEDNKVNMLLLKTIVKNLYSNAFIFECENGYEAVKQFESINPTLVFMDIQMPIMNGYETTKAIRNTTAGKDIPIIAVTAGAEKEERNKCISAGMDDYISKPIMKGSVEETLVKWLK; this is encoded by the coding sequence ATGGCAGCCGACTATAGTTTTTTCAATTTATTGGTTTCAGGAATTGCTGATTTTGGCAATTCCCTAAAATCAATCATGGCAGTCTGGTATGTTTTCAATTCAGATATCATTTTTTACAATAATCCCAAATTTATTATTCTTGGACTTTCATTATTTGGCTTTTTGGGATTGCTGGTTTATCAGTTTTTCAGAATTAAAGCTAAAATTGGAAATTTCATAGAAAAGAAAAAAGAAGCAGACACTGTTGGGAGAGAATATCAGCTTTATATTCTGTTTTTTGGAATTGCAGTTATTGTAATTGAAATCATCAATGAAATTTTCAAAATCAGACCAAAAAGTTTACTTGTTGTAAATGTTTCCATTGGCTTTTCAGTACTTCTGATCTATTTAATAATTGATAAAGTAAAATGGCTGAGAGATAAAATTCAGCAGATTTTTATTTTCAGTTTCTTTATTTACATCAGTTATGTCTGTTATAATATTATTTTTCTATACAATGATGTTGTACCGGTAATTGTATTTTTAATCTCTTTTTTCTTTTCATACAACATTTTAAAACCCATAAAAATTTACTGGTTTTTTGTAGGTCTCGTTTTTTTGTTTCTTATTGCCACCATTGCATTCCACCTAATTCCTTTAAAATCAACTATATTACTAATCAATTTCTGCATTCTGATTTTCATTATCAATCAGGTAAAATATGCCGTTTTACAAAACAACAGGGATAATTTCAGATTTGCCAGCGAAATTGTTCATAAAGGAAATTCATTAACAATTGCAACAGATCAAAAAGGAGAAATACTATTTTGCAGCGAAACTGTAACATCCATTTTAGGATATCAGCCGGAAGAAGTTATGGGTTTGAATTTTTGGAAACTGACCAAAGGAAGCACCTACAACGAAAACAACTATTTAATAAACCACGAAGAAAATAAAATCTACACCCGTAAATTAAAGAATAAAAACGGAGAATATAAATACATTCAATGGAAAGACAAAAAATTCTCTGATGACTTAATAATCAGTATCGGTCAGGATGTTACCGAACAGATTATTGTACAGGATCAATACAAAAACCTAATTCAAACCGCTACAGATATTATTTTTGAAGTGGATGCAGAAGGTCATTTTACTTTTATAAATGAAATCGCCTATTCGCTTTTAGGCTATGCCGAAGACGAAATAATTCAAAAACATTATTCAAATTTTATTCATGAAAGCTACTCTATGACTGCTGTAGATTTTTATGAAAATTTTGAAAACAACGGAAATAAATTCCCTATTATAGAACTCCCGATTTTAAAGAAAAACGGACAGGAATTATGGATTTCGCAAAAGATTATCATTCGCAAAAATGACTTAGACCAAACTATTGGTTTTGCCGGAATTGCCAGAGATATTACCGAAATTAAAAATGCCGAAAACGAGAAAAAAAGACGTTTAGAAAAAATCGAGGCTTATAACAATTCTACCAAAAAATTATCGACAACAGATTTTAGCACTTACAACAATTTAAAAAACGTTATCGATTATATAATAAAAGAAGCCTCGACAGTAAGCAAAGCAAACAGAGTCAGCTTTTGGAAATACTCCAAAGATCTCATTTCCTGCAAAAACTTATACAGTATTGATAATCAAAACCTGACGGATAAAAATATTCTAGACAAAGAATCGTATCCAATTTATTTTGAAACCTTAAAAAACAAAGCCATTATTAATGCTCCGGATGTTTTTAATAAGTTAGAAACTTCTGAATTTGAAAGACTTTATTTTACCAAAAACCACATCAAATCCATGCTTGATGTGCCAATATTTTTAAGCGGACAGTTAGCGGGAGTAGTGTGTTTTGAAAGCACTGTCGAACAAAGAGATTGGGACAATGAAGACATCAATTATGCCAGAACTATTTCTGATGTAATTTCACTTGCCATTTCGATGCAGATGCGATTAGAAACAGAGCGAAGATTAGAATTTAAAAGTCAGTTATTATCTGCACTTTCACTTTGTACAGAAAAATTTTTACTGAGCAAATCTACGGAGCAAATGTTTCAGGAAACCTATGATTTAATTGGAAAAGCTTCTAAGGCAGATCATATATTTTACTACGAAAGAGATTTCACAACTAATACTGTTGTTCAAAAATACAAATGGTCAAGAAAAGGAATTCCGCATCAAATTACACCTTTGCGGCACATGACCGAAGATAATCTCATAGAAATTTTTGAGGCTGCAAAAAACAAACGAATTGTAAACACTTTTACCCGAAAACTCGAAGATCGATTTTTTAAGCAATTATTGATTAATAATGAGATAAAATCAATCTTAATTCTGCCGTTATATATCAACGATATTTTTACCGGATTTATTGGTTTTGATGACTGCACAAAAGAACGAAGATGGTCTGAAGAAGAAATCTACATCTTTCAGGTTTTGGCCAATAATATTTCGTCGGCATTAGAAAGAAACCGAAACGAAAGTAAGATTATCGAGAGCGAAGAGAAATTCAAATTAATAGCCAATAATATTCCGGGAACAGTTTATTTATCAAAATTTGACGCCTTTTCGACTAAAATTTTCCTTAACGACGAAATTCAAAACTTAACCGGATATTCAAAAACAGAATTCATCGAAAACAATCTTTCGTTTTTATCTCTTATTCATCATGACGACCGTGACGAAGTAATTAACAATCAAATTGATAACCTTCAAAACGGAATTCCTTTGCATAATGTTTACCGAATTAAACGCAAAACCGGCGAATACATTTGGGTAGAAGAATTTGGAGATGTAATTAAAAAAGGAGACGAAATTGAATTTGTGGGTGGAATTTACTTTGATATTACCAATAAAAAAGAAACTGAAGACGCCATTAAAGCAAAACAATTAGCCGAAGCCGCAAATAAATCAAAATCAGACTTTTTGGCCAATATGTCGCATGAAATCAGAACTCCTCTGAATGGAATTATTGGTTTTACACATTTATTGATGAAAACTGAATTAGAAGAAATTCAGGAAAAATACATGACAACCATTAATCAATCAGCACATTCATTATTGGAAATCATAAACGATATTCTTGATTTTTCTAAAATTGAAGCCGGAAAACTGGAGCTTTTTATTGATTTATACGACATCAAAAAAGTACTCGGACAGGTTTTTGATTTAATTGTTTTTGAGTCCAATCAGAAAAATCTGCAGCTGGAATTGAATGTTGATCCGGATGTTCCTAAATATATCTGGACCGATATCGTAAGAATAAAACAAATTTTGATCAATCTGCTTTCAAATGCTGTAAAATTTACCAATGAAGGCTCTATTAAATTGAATGTCTCGGTTTTAGAAAAAAATAAAAACAACAACTGCACAATTCGTTTTTCTGTAATTGATACCGGAATTGGAATTATGGAAAAAAACCAAAAGAAGATTTTTAAAGCTTTTTCTCAGGCAGATAGTTCTACCACAAGAAAATTTGGTGGAACCGGTTTAGGATTAACCATATCCAATCAGCTTTTGGCCTTAATGGAAAGCCGATTACAGTTGGAAAGTAAAATTGGTGAAGGAAGTAATTTCTTCTTTGATTTGAATTTAAAAACTAGCAATCAAAGCATAAACGAAAAATACAATAACGAACTAAAAGGTTTAAGTACGGCGGCTATTGAAAATCCTGATGAAACTCATGGCAGAGATATACGATTTTTAATAGTTGAAGACAATAAGGTTAATATGCTCCTCCTTAAAACAATTGTAAAAAACCTCTATAGCAATGCATTCATTTTTGAATGTGAAAACGGTTATGAAGCTGTGAAACAATTTGAAAGTATCAATCCGACTCTTGTTTTTATGGATATTCAAATGCCAATTATGAACGGCTACGAAACAACAAAAGCCATTAGAAATACAACAGCCGGAAAAGATATTCCGATTATTGCCGTAACAGCTGGTGCTGAGAAAGAAGAACGCAATAAATGTATTTCTGCCGGAATGGACGACTATATCTCGAAACCTATCATGAAAGGTTCTGTAGAAGAAACTTTAGTAAAATGGTTAAAATAA
- a CDS encoding neutral zinc metallopeptidase: protein MKWRGSRESDNVEDRRSVSGGKIAVGGGVIGIIILLLNIFGGENAKMITPVLEQMQGGQTQTEAAAPLSKEDEEMGHFVRSVLAKTEDTWGKIFAENGMTYKKPKLVLFKGSVQTACGGASSASGPFYCPADQKVYMDLGFFEELKTRFGAEGGDFAIAYVIAHEIGHHVQTLLGTSAKMHQEQEGKSQAEANKLSVALELQADFYAGVWAHDNQEVLEAGDIEEALSAANAVGDDAIQSKMQGQIVPDSFTHGTSEQRMYWFKKGFKTGDINQGTTFEEIR from the coding sequence ATGAAATGGAGAGGTTCAAGAGAAAGTGATAATGTAGAAGATAGAAGATCTGTTTCTGGCGGAAAAATAGCCGTTGGAGGTGGTGTTATCGGAATTATTATTCTGCTTCTTAATATTTTTGGCGGCGAAAATGCAAAAATGATTACGCCTGTTTTAGAACAAATGCAGGGCGGACAAACCCAAACTGAAGCTGCAGCTCCATTAAGCAAAGAAGATGAAGAAATGGGCCATTTTGTTAGATCCGTTTTGGCCAAAACAGAAGACACCTGGGGAAAGATATTTGCCGAAAATGGCATGACCTATAAAAAACCAAAATTAGTACTTTTTAAAGGTTCAGTACAAACTGCCTGTGGTGGTGCATCATCTGCATCAGGACCATTTTATTGCCCGGCAGATCAAAAAGTTTATATGGATTTAGGATTTTTTGAAGAACTCAAAACAAGATTTGGTGCAGAAGGCGGAGATTTTGCGATTGCTTATGTTATTGCTCATGAAATTGGACATCATGTTCAGACTTTATTAGGAACATCTGCCAAAATGCATCAGGAACAAGAAGGAAAAAGTCAGGCTGAAGCCAATAAACTTTCAGTAGCATTAGAATTACAAGCCGATTTTTATGCAGGTGTCTGGGCACATGATAACCAGGAGGTTTTAGAAGCCGGAGATATAGAAGAAGCCTTAAGTGCCGCCAATGCAGTTGGAGACGACGCTATTCAAAGCAAAATGCAGGGACAAATTGTTCCGGATTCGTTTACACACGGAACATCAGAACAAAGGATGTACTGGTTTAAAAAAGGTTTTAAAACTGGAGATATTAATCAAGGTACAACCTTTGAAGAAATTAGATAA
- the bshB1 gene encoding bacillithiol biosynthesis deacetylase BshB1: protein MKLDILAFGAHPDDVELGCAGTILKEVSLGKKVGIVDLTRGELGTRGTAETRDQEAKDAAKILGVPVRENLGLRDGFFVNDEKHQLEVIKMIRKYKPEIVLCNAIDDRHIDHGKGSKLVSDACFLSGLMKIETSIDGEKQEAWRPKVVYHYIQWKNITPDFVVDITGFEEKKIEAIMAYKTQFYDPNSKEPATPITSKNFFESLNYRAQDLGRLVGRDFAEGFTVERCLAVNSLENLL, encoded by the coding sequence ATGAAATTAGACATATTAGCCTTTGGCGCACATCCTGATGATGTAGAATTAGGTTGTGCCGGGACAATTTTAAAAGAAGTTTCCTTAGGGAAAAAAGTAGGGATTGTGGATTTAACACGCGGCGAACTAGGAACGCGTGGAACTGCTGAAACGAGAGATCAGGAAGCAAAAGACGCTGCAAAGATTTTAGGCGTTCCTGTACGTGAAAATTTAGGGCTTCGTGATGGTTTTTTTGTAAACGATGAAAAGCACCAGTTAGAAGTCATAAAAATGATTAGAAAGTACAAACCTGAAATTGTATTGTGTAATGCAATTGACGATCGTCATATTGATCACGGAAAAGGAAGTAAATTAGTTTCTGATGCTTGTTTTTTATCTGGTTTGATGAAAATCGAAACTTCGATCGACGGAGAGAAACAAGAAGCCTGGAGACCAAAAGTAGTTTATCACTATATTCAGTGGAAAAATATTACTCCAGACTTTGTAGTGGATATTACAGGTTTTGAAGAAAAGAAAATTGAAGCTATTATGGCATACAAAACGCAATTTTATGATCCGAATTCAAAAGAGCCTGCAACACCAATTACGAGTAAAAACTTTTTTGAGAGCCTAAATTATCGTGCGCAGGACTTAGGAAGACTAGTTGGAAGAGATTTTGCAGAAGGTTTTACTGTTGAAAGGTGTTTGGCAGTCAATAGCTTAGAAAATTTGTTGTAA
- a CDS encoding chorismate-binding protein, giving the protein MNNFFSKIKQHYNQNLPFVIYSKPNTSSVFGLLQQNDTLYKITDYSEKGFVFASFDEKQLVLIPESESEIITAEKEITAFESTEIDDLNFDAEAKKQYENLVSKGIEAIKNEEFKKVVLSRSEKVNLSEFDFSETFQHLVQLYPTTFCYCFFHPKIGFWMGATPEQLLKANGNVFETTALAGTQKANLETEIRWEQKEKDEQQYVTDFIVKRLREVANSVVVTEPYSLKAGSIWHIKTDISGVLNENSTLEEVIDTLHPTPAVCGLPKKKAKAFIIENENYDRTFYTGFLGELNSSFAGSKTSSDLFVNLRNMQIQDKTAILYMGCGITKESVPEKEWEESVNKSMTMKRVLKK; this is encoded by the coding sequence ATGAATAATTTTTTTTCAAAAATAAAACAACATTACAATCAAAATTTACCTTTTGTAATATATTCTAAACCCAATACATCAAGTGTTTTTGGGCTTTTGCAGCAAAATGACACTTTATATAAAATTACTGATTACAGCGAAAAAGGATTTGTTTTTGCCTCTTTTGATGAAAAACAACTTGTTTTAATTCCTGAAAGCGAATCGGAAATTATTACGGCTGAAAAAGAAATTACAGCATTTGAATCAACAGAAATTGATGATTTGAATTTTGATGCTGAAGCTAAAAAGCAATATGAAAATTTAGTTTCAAAAGGAATTGAAGCCATTAAAAATGAAGAATTCAAAAAAGTAGTTTTATCCCGAAGCGAAAAAGTAAATTTATCTGAATTTGATTTTTCTGAAACGTTTCAGCATTTGGTTCAATTATATCCAACTACTTTTTGTTATTGCTTTTTTCATCCTAAAATTGGATTTTGGATGGGAGCAACGCCAGAGCAGCTTTTAAAAGCAAACGGAAATGTTTTTGAAACTACAGCTTTGGCCGGAACGCAAAAAGCCAATCTGGAAACTGAAATTCGCTGGGAACAAAAAGAAAAAGACGAACAGCAATACGTAACTGATTTTATTGTAAAACGTTTACGTGAAGTTGCCAATTCAGTTGTGGTTACAGAACCATATAGCTTAAAAGCCGGATCGATCTGGCATATAAAAACGGATATTTCGGGAGTTTTAAATGAAAATTCGACTTTAGAAGAAGTTATCGATACACTGCATCCAACGCCTGCCGTTTGCGGACTGCCAAAGAAAAAAGCAAAAGCATTTATTATTGAAAATGAAAATTACGACAGAACTTTTTATACGGGTTTTCTGGGCGAATTAAACAGCAGTTTTGCCGGCAGTAAAACTAGTTCTGATTTATTTGTAAATTTGCGCAACATGCAAATTCAGGATAAAACAGCAATTTTATACATGGGCTGCGGTATTACAAAAGAAAGTGTTCCTGAAAAAGAGTGGGAGGAAAGCGTCAATAAATCAATGACGATGAAAAGAGTTTTGAAAAAATAG
- a CDS encoding M48 family metallopeptidase, with protein MTQNYKAPISSTFKKMTTKAILSVLFFLLVYILLILCAIGITALAVVGGIAIIAIKPMFVTIMIGAGLLCMGLLVLVFLFKFMFVKHKVDRSHLIEITRAEEPKLFAFIDEIVNKVQTDFPKKVYLSSDVNACVFYDSTFWSMFLPIKKNLQIGVGLVNSVSEIELKAILAHEFGHFSQKSMKVGSYVYNVNQIIHNMLYDNDSYNSIAQSWGSVNGYFAFFTMVAVKIVIGIQWVLQQVYNVVNISYRALSRQMEFHADAVAASVTGSRPLITSLLRLDLADHSFNTVLDYYGKKIPDSIATENLYQQQSFVMNFIATNSNLHVENDLPQLTPDFLNRFNKSKLVIENKWETHPSTEDRIKELERLNLDVTNDSKALAIGLFQDGFALQSKFTNKLFSSIKYSNAVVFHKNEDFINEYEKDFFTNSFNEIFNKYYDNKNPEVFDIDLLGKESSNKDLEELFSNSAVDLVYNSISLENDVNALKQIAGGNFKIKSFSYDGHKMSSKDAQELVNELELDLKKIKEDVLENDKQIYSYFLALADKQDKGEELKQHYNDLFQLDKSYDEKIGFYINMMNASEFIYRTCTVDVIEQNMRLLKIEEDKFKDQIEKILEDNIYRKAITIEMRVAFNKYLSEDWKYFNVNEYLEEVLKLLSESLNNYQTVISKTFFQTKKELLEYEAQLLNHE; from the coding sequence ATGACCCAAAATTACAAAGCCCCGATTTCTTCTACTTTCAAAAAAATGACCACAAAAGCGATTCTTTCTGTTTTGTTCTTTTTATTAGTTTACATTCTCCTAATCCTTTGCGCAATAGGTATTACGGCCTTAGCGGTTGTGGGAGGAATAGCTATTATAGCTATAAAACCAATGTTTGTAACCATTATGATTGGAGCAGGATTATTGTGCATGGGATTACTTGTTTTGGTTTTTCTTTTCAAATTCATGTTTGTAAAACATAAGGTAGACCGCTCTCATTTAATCGAAATTACTCGTGCAGAAGAACCAAAATTATTTGCTTTTATAGATGAAATTGTAAACAAAGTTCAAACAGATTTTCCTAAAAAAGTGTATTTATCATCTGATGTAAATGCTTGTGTTTTTTATGATTCTACTTTTTGGAGTATGTTTCTGCCTATCAAAAAAAATCTGCAGATTGGGGTTGGACTTGTAAATTCAGTTTCAGAAATTGAGCTTAAAGCTATTTTGGCACACGAATTTGGACATTTTTCTCAAAAAAGTATGAAAGTAGGAAGTTATGTTTACAATGTAAATCAAATTATTCATAACATGCTTTACGATAATGATTCGTATAATTCTATTGCCCAAAGCTGGGGAAGTGTTAATGGATATTTTGCCTTTTTTACTATGGTTGCCGTTAAAATTGTAATTGGAATCCAGTGGGTTTTGCAGCAGGTTTATAATGTTGTAAATATTAGTTACCGCGCTTTATCGAGGCAAATGGAATTTCATGCTGATGCAGTTGCGGCCAGCGTTACAGGATCAAGACCTTTAATTACATCGTTATTAAGATTAGATCTTGCAGATCATTCTTTTAATACAGTTTTAGATTATTACGGAAAGAAAATTCCAGATTCAATCGCAACAGAAAACTTATATCAGCAGCAGTCATTTGTAATGAATTTTATTGCCACAAACAGCAATTTACATGTTGAAAATGATTTACCTCAATTAACTCCGGATTTTTTAAACAGATTTAATAAATCAAAACTGGTTATCGAAAATAAATGGGAAACTCACCCAAGTACCGAAGATCGAATTAAAGAATTAGAAAGGTTAAATCTGGATGTAACAAACGATAGTAAAGCACTGGCGATTGGATTGTTTCAGGATGGATTTGCATTGCAAAGTAAATTTACCAATAAACTCTTTTCGTCAATAAAATATTCTAACGCAGTTGTTTTTCATAAAAACGAAGATTTTATTAATGAATATGAAAAAGATTTTTTCACGAATTCATTTAATGAGATTTTCAATAAATATTACGATAACAAAAATCCTGAAGTTTTTGATATAGATTTATTAGGAAAAGAATCTTCAAATAAAGATCTTGAAGAATTATTCAGCAATTCGGCTGTAGATTTGGTTTACAATTCTATTTCATTAGAAAATGATGTCAATGCATTAAAACAAATTGCAGGCGGGAATTTTAAAATAAAATCATTTTCGTACGACGGACATAAAATGTCTTCTAAAGATGCTCAGGAATTAGTAAACGAACTAGAACTGGATTTGAAGAAAATTAAAGAAGACGTTCTTGAAAACGACAAACAAATTTATTCTTACTTTTTAGCTTTAGCAGATAAACAAGATAAAGGCGAAGAATTAAAACAGCATTATAATGACCTTTTTCAGTTAGATAAAAGCTACGATGAAAAAATCGGTTTTTATATTAATATGATGAATGCCTCTGAATTTATCTACAGAACCTGCACAGTAGATGTTATTGAACAAAATATGCGTTTGCTTAAAATTGAAGAAGATAAATTTAAGGATCAAATAGAAAAAATACTGGAAGATAATATTTATAGAAAAGCTATAACAATCGAAATGAGAGTTGCTTTTAATAAATATTTATCTGAAGACTGGAAATATTTTAATGTAAATGAATATCTGGAAGAAGTATTAAAATTACTTTCAGAATCTTTGAATAATTATCAGACTGTTATATCAAAAACATTCTTTCAAACTAAAAAAGAGCTTTTAGAATATGAAGCTCAACTTTTAAATCATGAATAA